Proteins co-encoded in one Streptosporangiales bacterium genomic window:
- a CDS encoding TetR family transcriptional regulator, which yields MNVVELLWDERPPPRRGPRPTLTVEAIASAAIEIADAEGLAGVTMERTARAVGVTKMAVYRYVPGKVELVALMTDLALGDPPHPDTVTHGWRAGLDAWARELGVRLARHPWVLETTLGARVLGPRELGWTERAVAALAGTGLAGAEMLDVVATVVGHIRTMTEQATASATGTPEQDMDTTITALLRGREDRFPALVAALASTVAESQDQALDFGLERILDGVELLVAARAGGSP from the coding sequence ATGAACGTCGTCGAGCTGCTCTGGGACGAGCGACCACCGCCGCGGCGGGGGCCGAGACCCACGCTCACCGTCGAGGCGATCGCCTCGGCCGCGATCGAGATCGCCGACGCCGAGGGGCTCGCTGGCGTCACCATGGAGCGCACCGCGCGGGCGGTGGGCGTCACCAAGATGGCGGTCTACCGGTACGTCCCCGGCAAGGTCGAGCTCGTCGCCCTCATGACCGACCTCGCGCTCGGCGACCCCCCGCACCCGGACACGGTCACCCACGGCTGGCGTGCGGGGCTCGACGCGTGGGCCAGGGAGCTCGGCGTCCGGCTCGCCCGCCATCCGTGGGTGCTCGAGACGACGCTCGGCGCGCGCGTCCTCGGCCCGCGGGAGCTGGGATGGACGGAGCGCGCTGTCGCCGCGCTCGCCGGCACCGGGCTCGCCGGCGCGGAGATGCTCGACGTGGTCGCGACGGTGGTCGGGCACATCAGGACGATGACCGAGCAGGCGACGGCGTCGGCCACCGGCACGCCCGAGCAGGACATGGACACGACGATCACCGCGCTGCTGCGGGGCCGGGAGGACCGCTTCCCCGCACTGGTGGCGGCGCTCGCGTCGACGGTCGCCGAGTCGCAGGACCAGGCGCTCGACTTCGGCCTCGAGCGCATCCTCGACGGCGTGGAGCTGCTCGTCGCCGCGCGGGCGGGCGGGTCCCCGTAG
- a CDS encoding glucose-6-phosphate isomerase, with protein sequence MSVSPGVSSDPGLTVTVQGPAYADVLDRLVRDKVASRVAAKDTTLWGEAAESEASVRLGWVDLARTSRPLLAEIDALRASLRADGIDRVVLCGMGGSSLAPEVITAAADVELTVLDSTDPGVVRRALEERLDRTVVVVSSKSGGTVETDSQRRAYVQAFTEAGIDAASRIVVVTDPGSPLAELAEREGYRRTFLADPNVGGRYSALTAFGLVPAGLAGADVSQLLDDAEDAMATLAEDSADNPALVLGAVLGGAHEAGREKVVLGDHGSDLPGFAAWTEQLVAESTGKEGRGLLPVDAGGVAGPGWRNAGDDCTPVAIGLRVPRVDHVSTAGPLGALMLLWETAVVVAGRVIGIDPFDQPNVEEAKKRTRELLDEPAPDGAAAPALVDGAVEVYADADLLAGARTLREAVDALAGRVPDRGYLAVLAYLDRVGDAEAERLRVALAERLGVQVTFGWGPRFLHSTGQYHKGGHPNGGFLEITGAVDTDLDVPDRPYTFGRLIAAQAAGDYDVLHDKGFPVVRLHLTYRTTGLRQLLAAIG encoded by the coding sequence ATGAGCGTCAGCCCCGGCGTCTCCTCCGACCCCGGCCTCACGGTCACCGTCCAGGGCCCGGCGTACGCCGACGTCCTCGACCGGCTCGTGCGCGACAAGGTCGCGAGCCGTGTCGCCGCGAAGGACACCACACTGTGGGGCGAGGCGGCCGAGTCCGAGGCGTCGGTCAGGCTCGGCTGGGTCGATCTGGCGCGCACGTCCCGTCCACTGCTCGCCGAGATCGACGCCCTGCGCGCCTCGCTGCGCGCGGACGGGATCGACCGCGTCGTGCTGTGCGGCATGGGCGGGTCCTCGCTCGCGCCCGAGGTGATCACGGCGGCGGCCGACGTCGAGCTGACGGTCCTCGACAGCACCGACCCCGGTGTGGTCCGGCGCGCGCTGGAGGAGCGGCTCGACCGCACCGTCGTCGTGGTGTCGAGCAAGTCCGGCGGCACCGTCGAGACCGACAGCCAGCGCCGCGCATACGTCCAGGCGTTCACCGAGGCCGGCATCGACGCCGCGAGCAGGATCGTCGTCGTGACCGACCCCGGGTCGCCACTCGCCGAGCTCGCCGAACGCGAGGGCTACCGCAGGACCTTCCTCGCCGACCCGAACGTCGGCGGCAGGTACAGCGCACTCACCGCCTTCGGGCTGGTGCCCGCCGGCCTCGCCGGCGCCGACGTGTCGCAGCTCCTCGACGACGCCGAGGACGCGATGGCCACGCTCGCCGAGGACTCCGCGGACAACCCGGCGCTCGTCCTCGGCGCGGTGCTCGGCGGCGCGCACGAGGCGGGACGCGAGAAGGTCGTCCTCGGCGACCACGGCTCCGACCTGCCCGGCTTCGCCGCGTGGACCGAGCAGCTCGTCGCCGAGTCCACCGGCAAGGAGGGACGCGGGCTCCTGCCCGTCGACGCCGGCGGGGTCGCCGGGCCCGGGTGGCGCAACGCCGGCGACGACTGCACGCCCGTCGCGATCGGCCTCAGGGTCCCCCGGGTCGACCACGTGTCGACGGCCGGACCGCTCGGCGCCCTGATGCTGCTCTGGGAGACCGCGGTCGTGGTCGCGGGCCGCGTCATCGGCATCGACCCGTTCGACCAGCCCAACGTCGAGGAGGCGAAGAAGCGGACACGCGAGCTGCTCGACGAACCCGCGCCGGACGGCGCCGCCGCACCCGCGCTCGTCGACGGCGCCGTCGAGGTCTACGCCGACGCCGACCTGCTCGCCGGTGCACGCACCCTGCGCGAGGCGGTCGACGCGCTGGCCGGCCGGGTCCCCGACCGCGGCTACCTCGCCGTGCTCGCGTACCTCGACCGGGTCGGCGACGCCGAGGCCGAGCGACTGCGCGTCGCCCTGGCGGAGCGGCTCGGCGTCCAGGTCACGTTCGGCTGGGGCCCGCGCTTCCTGCACTCGACCGGCCAGTACCACAAGGGCGGTCACCCGAACGGCGGGTTCCTGGAGATCACCGGAGCCGTCGACACCGACCTCGACGTGCCCGACCGGCCGTACACGTTCGGCCGCCTCATCGCCGCGCAGGCGGCCGGCGACTACGACGTCCTGCACGACAAGGGATTCCCCGTCGTCCGGTTGCACCTGACCTACCGCACCACGGGCCTACGCCAACTGCTCGCCGCCATCGGCTGA
- a CDS encoding protoheme IX farnesyltransferase, which yields MRGPPRGSLVTAVTSRPPALDSVERAPRTFATTLRAYVGLTKPRIIELLLITTVPVMFLAARGVPPLWPVVATLIGGTLSAGSANALNCYIDRDIDMAMRRTRRRPLPSASVTPREALVFGTVLGIVSTVWLALAVNPLSAWLALGANLFYVFGYSLLLKRRTSANIVWGGIAGCFPTLIGWTAITGRLSLAPVALFLVVFFWTPPHTWALAIRYRDDYATAGVPMLPAVAPARTVAWRILVYSVLTVAASLLLWPLAHTGPVYVIAAAVLGVVLLVEAGNLLRRAWANGDNAALLKPMRLFHWSNMYVALLFVAVAVDALLR from the coding sequence ATGCGTGGTCCGCCCCGAGGCTCACTCGTGACCGCTGTCACGAGCCGTCCACCGGCTCTCGACTCCGTCGAACGGGCGCCCCGGACGTTCGCGACGACGCTTCGTGCGTACGTCGGCCTCACCAAGCCGCGCATCATCGAGCTGCTGCTGATCACCACCGTCCCCGTGATGTTCCTCGCGGCCCGCGGCGTGCCGCCGCTGTGGCCGGTGGTCGCGACGCTCATCGGCGGCACGCTGTCGGCCGGCAGCGCCAACGCGCTGAACTGCTACATCGACCGTGACATCGACATGGCGATGCGCCGCACCAGGCGCCGCCCGCTGCCGTCGGCGTCGGTGACGCCGCGTGAGGCGCTCGTCTTCGGCACGGTGCTCGGCATCGTGTCCACGGTCTGGCTGGCGCTGGCGGTCAACCCGCTCTCGGCGTGGCTGGCGCTCGGCGCCAACCTCTTCTACGTCTTCGGCTACTCGCTCCTGCTCAAGCGGCGCACGTCCGCCAACATCGTCTGGGGCGGGATCGCCGGCTGCTTCCCGACCCTCATCGGCTGGACGGCGATCACCGGTCGGCTCTCGCTCGCCCCGGTGGCGCTCTTCCTCGTGGTGTTCTTCTGGACCCCGCCGCACACCTGGGCGCTGGCGATCCGTTACCGCGACGACTACGCGACCGCGGGCGTGCCCATGCTCCCCGCCGTCGCTCCCGCACGGACCGTCGCCTGGCGCATCCTGGTGTACAGCGTCCTGACCGTGGCAGCCTCGCTGCTGCTCTGGCCGCTGGCGCACACCGGTCCCGTCTACGTCATCGCGGCAGCAGTGCTCGGCGTCGTCCTCCTCGTCGAGGCGGGCAACCTGCTGCGCCGGGCGTGGGCGAACGGCGACAACGCCGCCCTGCTCAAGCCGATGCGTCTCTTCCACTGGTCGAACATGTACGTCGCGCTGCTCTTCGTCGCGGTGGCGGTCGATGCGCTCCTGCGCTGA
- a CDS encoding PrsW family intramembrane metalloprotease, with protein MTTSSWVRETLEGRAGRPRRPVLGVLGWCGVGVCGLLALGYVFLAGGPGGFILGLLFALLPVPLLVFAILSLDRLEPEPTRNLVLTFAWGAAVSIAIALALGIPLNLVSDAPLWGLSVVAPFTEELAKGAIIFIILHVRKTELDGPTDGIIYAGMVGLGFAFTENIMYYGMALNEGAGNLVGTFVMRGIFSPLAHPLFTAATGIALGYAALKRDTAMRWVLPIGGLIVAMILHGAWNGLSTLFSIFGLAFVYFCLMVPMLVACILIAYFDRKRVLRSMTTHLPAYVPAGIFAHDEVGLLSTMKSRRKMRHLMRDYQQAATELAMLDDHAARGTAGAEYGPRREALVRILMMCKRAFPGNERMAQNLAEVEGTLPPPPMPKRPVGAPIPPQQGQRMGPPPGYPMGPPPGQLQGPPMGLPPGGPQGPPPGPGPQPGGPGPQYGRPPGPPQGPPPGYGQQGPVGPGPGGPQGPPGPQGPPGPQGPPSSEPPGQQPDRWRPVS; from the coding sequence ATGACTACGAGCTCATGGGTGAGGGAGACGCTCGAGGGGCGTGCGGGGCGTCCGCGCAGGCCCGTCCTCGGCGTCCTCGGGTGGTGCGGTGTCGGAGTGTGCGGGCTCCTCGCCCTCGGCTACGTGTTCCTCGCCGGCGGACCTGGTGGGTTCATCCTCGGGCTGCTCTTCGCCCTGCTGCCGGTGCCGCTGCTGGTCTTCGCGATCCTCAGCCTCGACCGGCTCGAGCCGGAGCCGACGCGCAACCTGGTGCTCACGTTCGCCTGGGGCGCCGCGGTCTCGATCGCCATCGCGCTCGCGCTCGGCATCCCGCTCAACCTGGTGTCCGACGCACCGCTGTGGGGCCTGTCGGTCGTCGCGCCGTTCACCGAGGAGCTCGCCAAGGGCGCGATCATCTTCATCATCCTGCACGTGCGGAAGACCGAGCTCGACGGCCCGACCGACGGGATCATCTACGCCGGCATGGTGGGCCTGGGTTTCGCATTCACCGAGAACATCATGTACTACGGCATGGCGCTCAACGAAGGAGCGGGCAACCTCGTCGGCACGTTCGTGATGCGCGGGATCTTCTCCCCGCTCGCGCACCCGCTGTTCACCGCCGCGACCGGCATCGCGCTGGGATATGCGGCGCTCAAGCGCGACACGGCGATGCGCTGGGTGCTGCCGATCGGCGGGCTCATCGTCGCGATGATCCTGCACGGCGCCTGGAACGGTCTCAGCACCCTGTTCAGCATCTTCGGACTGGCGTTCGTGTACTTCTGCCTCATGGTCCCGATGCTCGTCGCGTGCATCCTCATCGCGTACTTCGACCGCAAGCGGGTACTGCGCTCGATGACCACCCACCTGCCGGCGTACGTGCCCGCGGGCATCTTCGCCCACGACGAGGTCGGCCTGCTGTCGACGATGAAGTCGCGCCGCAAGATGCGCCACCTGATGCGCGACTACCAGCAGGCCGCGACCGAGCTGGCGATGCTCGACGACCATGCCGCGCGGGGCACCGCGGGCGCGGAGTACGGCCCGCGGCGCGAGGCGCTCGTCCGCATCCTGATGATGTGCAAGCGGGCGTTCCCCGGCAACGAGCGGATGGCCCAGAACCTCGCCGAGGTCGAGGGCACCCTGCCGCCGCCCCCGATGCCCAAGCGCCCGGTCGGAGCGCCGATCCCGCCGCAGCAGGGCCAACGGATGGGGCCGCCCCCCGGATACCCGATGGGCCCGCCCCCGGGTCAGCTGCAGGGCCCGCCGATGGGCCTACCGCCGGGCGGCCCGCAGGGCCCGCCCCCCGGACCCGGTCCGCAGCCGGGTGGGCCCGGCCCGCAGTACGGCCGGCCACCGGGACCCCCGCAGGGCCCGCCTCCCGGGTACGGGCAGCAGGGTCCTGTCGGTCCGGGTCCCGGCGGTCCCCAGGGACCGCCCGGTCCCCAGGGACCGCCCGGTCCCCAAGGGCCGCCCTCGAGCGAGCCGCCGGGCCAGCAGCCCGACCGGTGGCGGCCGGTCTCCTGA
- a CDS encoding transketolase, producing the protein MTEVKLEWTDLDARAVDVVRVLAMDAVEQVGNGHPGTAMSLAPAAYLLYQRLLRHDPSDPEWLGRDRFVLSCGHSSLTLYIQLFLSGYGLTLDDLKAYRRWGSLTPGHPEYGHTAGVETTTGPLGQGISTAVGMAMGARRVRGMLDADAAAGDGILDHTVWVFASDGDMQEGVASEASSLAGHQRLGNLVVLYDDNHISIDGNTDVAFSEDVAARYAAYGWHTQTLDDVNDVQAVHDALVAARDETERPSLISVRSIIAWPAPNAQNTGPAHGSALGAGEVAATKEILGFDPAKTFDVPDDVLAHARQVADRGRELRAEWDKRYVAWREADADRAAELDRLVARRLPNGWTDSLPTFEAGKAVATRKASGAVINALAPVLPELWGGSADLTGSNNTDIKGEPRFLPESPYGRNIHFGVREHAMGAALSGICLAGLTRPYGGTFLTFSDYMRGSVRLAALMGIPAIYVWTHDSVGLGEDGPTHQPIEHFAALRAIPGLDVVRPADANETAIAWRTVLEHTDRPAGLLLTRQNVPVFDRSPGAGMASAEGVARGGYVLADAEGGLPEVVVVGTGSEVQIALAARERLQVEGTPTRVVSMPCVEWFKEQDQAYRDTVFPPAVRARVSIEAGVAQGWHEIVGGTGECVSLEHYGASADYQTLYEQYGLTAERVVAAAHSSMERSRA; encoded by the coding sequence ATGACCGAGGTGAAGCTGGAGTGGACCGATCTCGACGCCAGGGCCGTCGATGTCGTCCGCGTCCTGGCGATGGACGCCGTCGAACAGGTCGGCAACGGCCACCCGGGCACGGCGATGAGCCTCGCACCGGCCGCCTACCTGCTCTACCAGCGACTCCTCAGGCACGACCCGTCCGATCCCGAGTGGCTCGGCCGCGACCGGTTCGTCCTGTCGTGCGGGCACAGCAGCCTCACCCTGTACATCCAGCTCTTCCTCTCCGGGTACGGCCTCACCCTCGATGACCTCAAGGCGTACCGGCGGTGGGGCAGCCTCACGCCCGGACACCCGGAGTACGGCCACACGGCCGGCGTCGAGACCACCACGGGTCCACTCGGCCAGGGCATCAGCACCGCGGTCGGCATGGCGATGGGCGCGCGTCGCGTGCGCGGCATGCTCGACGCCGACGCGGCGGCCGGCGACGGCATCCTCGACCACACGGTCTGGGTGTTCGCCTCCGACGGCGACATGCAGGAGGGCGTCGCGAGCGAGGCGTCGAGCCTCGCCGGTCACCAGCGACTCGGCAACCTCGTGGTCCTGTACGACGACAACCACATCTCCATCGACGGCAACACCGACGTCGCGTTCAGCGAGGACGTGGCGGCCAGGTACGCCGCGTACGGCTGGCACACCCAGACCCTCGACGACGTCAACGACGTCCAGGCCGTGCACGACGCGCTCGTCGCCGCCCGCGACGAGACCGAGCGTCCGTCGCTGATCAGCGTGCGGTCGATCATCGCGTGGCCCGCGCCCAACGCGCAGAACACCGGCCCGGCCCACGGCTCGGCGCTCGGCGCCGGCGAGGTCGCGGCGACCAAGGAGATCCTCGGCTTCGACCCGGCGAAGACGTTCGACGTGCCCGACGACGTGCTCGCCCACGCAAGGCAGGTCGCCGACCGCGGTCGCGAGCTGCGCGCCGAGTGGGACAAGCGCTACGTCGCCTGGCGCGAGGCCGACGCCGACCGCGCCGCCGAGCTCGACCGGCTCGTCGCGCGCCGGCTGCCGAACGGCTGGACCGACAGCCTCCCGACGTTCGAGGCGGGCAAGGCCGTCGCGACGCGCAAGGCGTCCGGCGCGGTCATCAACGCGCTCGCCCCGGTGCTCCCCGAGTTGTGGGGCGGCTCCGCCGACCTCACCGGCTCCAACAACACCGACATCAAGGGCGAGCCGCGGTTCCTCCCCGAGTCGCCCTACGGCCGCAACATCCACTTCGGCGTCCGCGAGCATGCGATGGGTGCCGCGCTGAGCGGCATCTGCCTGGCCGGTCTCACCCGCCCCTACGGCGGCACCTTCCTCACCTTCAGCGACTACATGCGCGGCTCGGTCCGCCTCGCGGCGTTGATGGGCATCCCGGCGATCTACGTCTGGACCCACGACTCCGTCGGTCTCGGCGAGGACGGCCCGACCCACCAGCCGATCGAGCACTTCGCCGCGCTGCGCGCGATCCCCGGCCTCGACGTCGTCCGGCCGGCCGACGCCAACGAGACCGCGATCGCGTGGCGCACGGTGCTGGAGCACACCGACCGGCCCGCCGGTCTCCTGCTCACCCGGCAGAACGTCCCGGTCTTCGACAGGTCCCCCGGCGCGGGCATGGCGTCCGCGGAGGGCGTGGCCCGCGGCGGCTACGTGCTCGCCGACGCCGAGGGCGGCCTGCCCGAGGTCGTCGTCGTCGGCACCGGCAGCGAGGTGCAGATCGCGCTGGCGGCCCGCGAGCGGCTGCAGGTCGAGGGCACGCCCACCCGGGTGGTGTCGATGCCCTGCGTCGAGTGGTTCAAGGAGCAGGACCAGGCGTACCGCGACACGGTGTTCCCGCCGGCCGTCCGCGCGCGCGTCTCGATCGAGGCCGGGGTCGCGCAGGGCTGGCACGAGATCGTCGGCGGCACCGGCGAGTGTGTGAGCCTGGAGCACTACGGCGCGTCGGCCGACTACCAGACCCTGTACGAGCAGTACGGCCTCACCGCCGAGCGCGTGGTGGCGGCCGCACATTCCAGCATGGAGAGGTCGAGGGCCTAG
- the tal gene encoding transaldolase, with product MSEILARLSAEGVAIWLDDVSRERLASGNLAELVQDQHVVGVTSNPTIFQKAITGSDKYDDQTRDLAARRVDVGEALRMITTYDIRWACDVLRPVYDSTAGVDGRVSIEVDPRLAGDTEATIAEARQLWWLVDRPNLFIKIPATVESLPAISQCLAEGISINVTLIFSLDRYGDVIDAFFEGLERARKVGRDLSLIGSVASFFVSRVDTEVDKRLDKIGGDAANALKGKAAIANARLAYELYEQKFGSERWQALGAAGARPQRPLWASTSTKDPSMPDTIYVDELIAPGVVNTMPEATIHATADHGMVTGDSVRAHYDDARSALRALDDIGISYDDVVRVLEEEGVEKFATSWNELIDAVTAELRRLAPDTAT from the coding sequence ATGAGTGAGATCCTGGCGCGGCTGTCCGCGGAGGGCGTCGCGATCTGGCTGGACGACGTCTCGCGGGAGCGGCTCGCCTCCGGCAACCTGGCCGAGCTCGTGCAGGACCAGCACGTCGTCGGCGTGACGAGCAACCCGACGATCTTCCAGAAGGCGATCACCGGGTCCGACAAGTACGACGACCAGACCCGTGACCTCGCGGCCCGCCGCGTCGACGTCGGCGAGGCGCTGCGGATGATCACGACGTACGACATCCGCTGGGCGTGCGACGTGCTGCGTCCGGTCTACGACTCCACGGCGGGCGTCGACGGCCGGGTCTCGATCGAGGTCGACCCCCGTCTCGCCGGCGACACCGAGGCCACCATCGCCGAGGCGCGGCAGCTGTGGTGGCTGGTCGACCGGCCCAACCTGTTCATCAAGATCCCGGCCACGGTGGAGAGCCTGCCCGCGATCAGCCAGTGCCTCGCCGAGGGCATCAGCATCAACGTCACGCTGATCTTCTCGCTCGACCGCTACGGCGACGTGATCGACGCGTTCTTCGAGGGTCTCGAGCGTGCGCGCAAGGTCGGCCGCGATCTCTCGCTCATCGGCTCGGTGGCGTCGTTCTTCGTCAGCCGGGTCGACACCGAGGTCGACAAGCGCCTCGACAAGATCGGCGGCGACGCGGCCAACGCGCTGAAGGGCAAGGCGGCGATCGCGAACGCGCGGCTCGCGTACGAGCTGTACGAGCAGAAGTTCGGCAGCGAGCGCTGGCAGGCGCTCGGCGCCGCCGGTGCCCGTCCGCAGCGTCCGCTGTGGGCGTCGACGAGCACCAAGGACCCGTCGATGCCCGACACCATCTACGTCGACGAGCTCATCGCGCCCGGCGTCGTCAACACGATGCCCGAGGCGACGATCCACGCGACCGCCGACCACGGCATGGTGACCGGCGACTCCGTGCGCGCTCACTACGACGACGCGAGGTCCGCGCTCCGCGCCCTCGACGACATCGGCATCTCCTACGACGACGTCGTCCGGGTGCTCGAGGAGGAGGGGGTGGAGAAGTTCGCCACCTCCTGGAACGAGCTGATCGACGCCGTCACCGCGGAGCTCCGACGCCTCGCGCCGGATACCGCCACATGA
- a CDS encoding heme A synthase, whose amino-acid sequence MRLDSRPWPAEVLTTRGSYDDGVTTSSPAPSNPLRALAAWEPSPAAMRRAAFAAVVANVGIAFTGAVVRVTSSGLGCPDWPRCTGDSLVPTHSPDHPVLNMAIEFGNRMLGVAVFATVAFCLLVALRMRPRRRDVVLLAALLPAGVLLQGIIGGLTVWYALTPGWVTAHFLGTLVMIALTVTLHVRTHEGDGAPRVVVRPLVHRLVQALTVAVLLVMVAGTVVTGSGPHAGDADSVRYPFQLEDVAKVHSGLVWVTMALVVALVVALRRTRPEGPAFTRLLQLSGVLVAQAAIGLVQYFTGVPAALVSLHVLAACVLWVAALRLLYAMRVRA is encoded by the coding sequence ATGAGACTCGACAGCAGGCCATGGCCCGCTGAGGTTCTGACAACGCGCGGTTCCTACGATGACGGGGTGACGACGTCCTCCCCCGCCCCGTCGAACCCGCTGCGCGCGTTGGCCGCGTGGGAGCCGTCACCCGCGGCGATGCGGCGCGCCGCATTCGCGGCGGTCGTCGCGAACGTCGGCATCGCGTTCACGGGTGCGGTCGTCCGGGTCACCAGCTCCGGCCTCGGCTGCCCCGACTGGCCGCGCTGCACCGGCGACAGCCTGGTGCCGACGCACAGCCCCGACCACCCCGTGCTCAACATGGCGATCGAGTTCGGCAACCGGATGCTCGGTGTCGCCGTGTTCGCGACCGTCGCGTTCTGCCTGCTCGTCGCGCTGCGGATGCGTCCGCGCCGACGCGACGTCGTCCTCCTCGCCGCGCTGCTGCCCGCCGGCGTGCTGCTGCAGGGCATCATCGGCGGGCTCACGGTCTGGTACGCGCTCACGCCCGGCTGGGTCACGGCGCACTTCCTCGGCACGCTCGTGATGATCGCGCTGACGGTGACGCTGCACGTCCGCACCCACGAGGGCGACGGAGCGCCGCGGGTGGTCGTGCGGCCGCTGGTGCACCGGCTCGTCCAGGCGCTCACCGTCGCGGTGCTGCTGGTGATGGTCGCCGGCACGGTCGTGACCGGCTCGGGTCCGCATGCCGGCGACGCCGACTCCGTGCGCTACCCGTTCCAGCTCGAGGACGTCGCGAAGGTGCACTCCGGACTGGTCTGGGTCACGATGGCGCTCGTCGTCGCCCTCGTCGTCGCCCTGCGCCGCACCCGCCCCGAGGGCCCGGCGTTCACCCGCCTGCTGCAGCTGTCCGGCGTCCTCGTCGCGCAGGCCGCGATCGGGCTCGTCCAGTACTTCACCGGCGTGCCCGCCGCGCTGGTCAGCCTGCACGTGCTCGCCGCGTGCGTCCTCTGGGTCGCGGCGCTCCGCCTGCTCTACGCCATGAGGGTCCGCGCCTGA
- a CDS encoding FAD-dependent oxidoreductase yields MHSTPLRGTRVLVSGAGVAGPAVASWLSRYGADTTVIEIAPALRSSGFAVDFRGPTHLGVLERMGILDELRGIQTHGGAMCRVDENGREIFRLPEEFAGGEVEVHRRDLSRVLCERCAERVEFLFGDTVTSLTERADGVHVEFATAAPRTFDLVVGADGLHSTVRRLAFGEESRYVRHLGHYLAGWDLPNDLGVDTVAQQYNEPGRMASVAADSRDPSSAGALVVFASPRLDVGWRDVERQKQVVTEAFAGMPWHVPHLLESLTRAEDLYFDSISHVSVPHWSTGRIVLLGDAGWGVTLGGMGVGTGVVGAYVLAGELAAAGGDHRTAYAAYERRMRGYSGRWQKRANPGAFLAPRTRGGLWLRDSVFRTRLGRRLLVSSSDSLATDVELPDYAGADTIADR; encoded by the coding sequence ATGCACTCCACTCCCCTGCGCGGTACGCGCGTCCTCGTCTCCGGTGCCGGCGTCGCCGGGCCCGCGGTGGCGTCCTGGCTCTCCCGGTACGGTGCGGACACGACCGTGATCGAGATCGCCCCCGCGCTCCGGTCGAGCGGCTTCGCCGTCGACTTCCGCGGCCCGACGCACCTGGGCGTGCTGGAGAGGATGGGCATCCTCGACGAGCTCCGCGGGATCCAGACCCACGGCGGCGCGATGTGCCGTGTCGACGAGAACGGCCGGGAGATCTTCCGGTTGCCCGAGGAGTTCGCGGGCGGCGAGGTCGAGGTCCACCGCCGCGACCTGTCCCGGGTCCTGTGCGAGCGGTGCGCCGAGCGCGTCGAGTTCCTCTTCGGCGACACCGTCACGAGCCTGACCGAGCGTGCGGACGGCGTGCACGTCGAGTTCGCCACCGCCGCGCCACGGACCTTCGACCTCGTCGTCGGCGCGGACGGACTGCACTCGACCGTTCGGCGTCTCGCGTTCGGCGAGGAGTCGCGGTACGTGCGGCACCTCGGTCACTACCTCGCGGGCTGGGACCTGCCGAACGACCTCGGGGTGGACACCGTCGCGCAGCAGTACAACGAGCCCGGCCGGATGGCCAGCGTCGCCGCCGACTCCCGCGATCCGTCCAGCGCCGGCGCCCTCGTCGTGTTCGCGTCGCCGCGGCTGGACGTCGGATGGCGCGACGTCGAGCGGCAGAAGCAGGTCGTCACCGAGGCGTTCGCCGGAATGCCCTGGCACGTTCCCCACCTGCTCGAGTCGCTGACCCGCGCGGAGGACCTGTACTTCGACTCGATCAGCCACGTGAGCGTCCCGCACTGGTCCACCGGCAGGATCGTGCTGCTCGGCGACGCCGGCTGGGGCGTCACCCTCGGCGGCATGGGCGTGGGCACCGGCGTCGTCGGGGCGTACGTGCTCGCCGGGGAGCTCGCCGCCGCGGGCGGCGACCACCGCACCGCCTACGCCGCGTACGAGCGCCGGATGCGTGGCTACTCCGGGCGCTGGCAGAAGCGCGCGAACCCGGGCGCGTTCCTCGCCCCGCGCACCCGCGGCGGGCTGTGGCTGCGTGACTCCGTGTTCCGGACCCGGCTGGGCCGCCGGCTGCTCGTGTCGAGCAGCGACTCCCTCGCGACGGACGTCGAGCTCCCCGACTACGCGGGCGCCGACACCATCGCCGACCGGTGA